In the Topomyia yanbarensis strain Yona2022 chromosome 3, ASM3024719v1, whole genome shotgun sequence genome, one interval contains:
- the LOC131694215 gene encoding MAP kinase-activated protein kinase 2 isoform X1 — translation MYKMPEIKPIPMQTQQHLPQGGGGPNGRQPKATPITDDYEISNTVLGLGINGKVVQCTNKKTGNKYALKVLHDNAKARREVELHWRASGCRNIVNIIDVYENSYSGNRCLLVVMECMLGGELFQRIQERQDGPFTEREAAQIMHEICVAVKYLHDSNIAHRDLKPENLLYTSPHPNAILKLTDFGFSKETFVKDTLQTPCYTPYYVAPEVLGPEKYDKSCDIWSLGVIMYILLCGFPPFYSNHGLAISPGMKTRIRTGQYDFPNPEWQNVSQAAKDLIKGMLSVEPEKRLTIDQVMRNPWVRLYTEVPQTPLHTGRVLKEGEETWPEVQEEMTRSLANMRVDYDQVRNMFLHKTAKSFTHSLLVCQMHIKNLDSSNNALLNKRRKRGEDKMKD, via the exons ATGTACAAGATGCCCGAGATCAAACCAATTCCGATGCAGACACAGCAACATCTGCCCCAGGGTGGTGGAGGCCCAAACGGGCGCCAGCCCAAGGCGACACCCATCACCGATGATTATGAAATATCAAACACCGTTCTCGGGCTCGGTATCAATGGAAAGGTGGTTCAGTGCACCAACAAAAAAACGGGCAACAAATATGCGCTTAAG GTGCTGCACGATAATGCTAAGGCCCGACGGGAGGTGGAGTTGCACTGGCGCGCTAGCGGTTGCCGGAACATTGTAAACATCATCGACGTGTACGAGAATAGCTACAGTGGCAACCGATGTCTGCTGGTCGTTATGGAATG CATGCTCGGAGGAGAGCTTTTTCAACGCATTCAGGAACGTCAGGATGGTCCCTTCACGGAAAGAg AAGCTGCCCAGATAATGCATGAAATCTGTGTCGCTGTTAAATATTTGCACGATTCCAATATCGCACACCGGGACCTCAAGCCGGAGAATCTACTGTACACCTCGCCCCACCCGAACGCGATACTGAAACTGACCGATTTTGGCTTCTCGAAGGAAACGTTCGTCAAGGACACACTGCAGACACCCTGCTACACGCCGTACTATGTCGCACCGGAAGTGCTCGGTCCGGAAAAATACGATAAGAGCTGTGATATTTGGTCATTGGGAGTAATCATGTACATTCT ATTGTGCGGTTTTCCCCCGTTCTATAGTAACCATGGGTTGGCAATCTCGCCCGGAATGAAAACCCGCATCCGGACCGGTCAGTATGACTTCCCCAACCCAGAGTGGCAAAACGTGAGCCAAGCGGCTAAAGATCTCATCAAGGGTATGCTCAGTGTTGAACCAGAGAAACGTCTCACAATCGACCAGGTCATGAGGAATCCGTGGGTTCGG CTCTACACGGAGGTACCACAAACGCCACTGCATACGGGACGTGTGTTAAAAGAAGGCGAGGAAACCTGGCCGGAAGTACAGGAGGAAATGACACGGTCGCTGGCCAATATGCGTGTGGATTACGATCAGGTACGCAATATGTTTTTGCACAAGACAGCAAAATCGTTTACACATTCTCTTCTTGTTTGTCAGATGCATATTAAGAACTTGGACAGTTCGAACAACGCTCTGCTCAACAAGCGAAGAAAACGGGGCGAAGATAAGATGAAAGACTAG
- the LOC131694215 gene encoding MAP kinase-activated protein kinase 2 isoform X2 gives MYKMPEIKPIPMQTQQHLPQGGGGPNGRQPKATPITDDYEISNTVLGLGINGKVVQCTNKKTGNKYALKVLHDNAKARREVELHWRASGCRNIVNIIDVYENSYSGNRCLLVVMECMLGGELFQRIQERQDGPFTEREAAQIMHEICVAVKYLHDSNIAHRDLKPENLLYTSPHPNAILKLTDFGFSKETFVKDTLQTPCYTPYYVAPEVLGPEKYDKSCDIWSLGVIMYILLCGFPPFYSNHGLAISPGMKTRIRTGQYDFPNPEWQNVSQAAKDLIKGMLSVEPEKRLTIDQVMRNPWVRLYTEVPQTPLHTGRVLKEGEETWPEVQEEMTRSLANMRVDYDQMHIKNLDSSNNALLNKRRKRGEDKMKD, from the exons ATGTACAAGATGCCCGAGATCAAACCAATTCCGATGCAGACACAGCAACATCTGCCCCAGGGTGGTGGAGGCCCAAACGGGCGCCAGCCCAAGGCGACACCCATCACCGATGATTATGAAATATCAAACACCGTTCTCGGGCTCGGTATCAATGGAAAGGTGGTTCAGTGCACCAACAAAAAAACGGGCAACAAATATGCGCTTAAG GTGCTGCACGATAATGCTAAGGCCCGACGGGAGGTGGAGTTGCACTGGCGCGCTAGCGGTTGCCGGAACATTGTAAACATCATCGACGTGTACGAGAATAGCTACAGTGGCAACCGATGTCTGCTGGTCGTTATGGAATG CATGCTCGGAGGAGAGCTTTTTCAACGCATTCAGGAACGTCAGGATGGTCCCTTCACGGAAAGAg AAGCTGCCCAGATAATGCATGAAATCTGTGTCGCTGTTAAATATTTGCACGATTCCAATATCGCACACCGGGACCTCAAGCCGGAGAATCTACTGTACACCTCGCCCCACCCGAACGCGATACTGAAACTGACCGATTTTGGCTTCTCGAAGGAAACGTTCGTCAAGGACACACTGCAGACACCCTGCTACACGCCGTACTATGTCGCACCGGAAGTGCTCGGTCCGGAAAAATACGATAAGAGCTGTGATATTTGGTCATTGGGAGTAATCATGTACATTCT ATTGTGCGGTTTTCCCCCGTTCTATAGTAACCATGGGTTGGCAATCTCGCCCGGAATGAAAACCCGCATCCGGACCGGTCAGTATGACTTCCCCAACCCAGAGTGGCAAAACGTGAGCCAAGCGGCTAAAGATCTCATCAAGGGTATGCTCAGTGTTGAACCAGAGAAACGTCTCACAATCGACCAGGTCATGAGGAATCCGTGGGTTCGG CTCTACACGGAGGTACCACAAACGCCACTGCATACGGGACGTGTGTTAAAAGAAGGCGAGGAAACCTGGCCGGAAGTACAGGAGGAAATGACACGGTCGCTGGCCAATATGCGTGTGGATTACGATCAG ATGCATATTAAGAACTTGGACAGTTCGAACAACGCTCTGCTCAACAAGCGAAGAAAACGGGGCGAAGATAAGATGAAAGACTAG